GAATGCCTGGGCAAATGTTCATATGTGTGTACAAAGCAGTACATCTAAAAATGTTTACAAGAATGTGGGTGAAACATCTTTGCAGCTCATAGCAGATGGTATTTGGAAAGTGGGAGTTCAGGTGAGGGGGTTACAGGGGAAGTGGAAGGGCTCACTGGTACCCCAGACTGGGCCCTCAGTCCTGCCACCTTGCCCTGAGCATTAGGTCGCAGTGATACCGGCATCtcatctcccagccccacctcttgTCTCCACAGCCTGTCTTCTGCCATCTCTCCTGTTCCTCACCAGCCTCAGTTTTGCATTCTTCTCTGTATCCCTAAGGCCTCCATGATTTGTGGGCCCCAGCAGAGGGCGTGTTCCTCTGGGAgtcttttttcttgctgtttggCAGTCCGTGGGCCCTTCAGTTTTTGGTGACATCTCAATTctggaaatctttctttttaaaatttttattttgacaaatcCCATAATTGCAGAAAAGTACAAGAAGTGATTAAACATCCCCATCACTCCAAATGAACAGTGCTCAGTGTCTGCCACGtctgctttgctttcctttttagtCCCCAGTAacattccctccccaccctcctcagggTGACCCCTCAAGATGGCGCGCACAGCTGGTCCATTTTCACACAAGTAGGCAGTAAATCACGTAGGCATTGCAAGTTGAATAACCTCTTCTTTTTAGACAATGCTTTTTCTACATGGAACTTTTCTACACCTCTCTGCTCACTTGGGCAGGTTTGAGGCCCATCCATGTGAAGGTAGAGGCCAAGCACGTTTCTTTTGTCCCATCAGAGAAGTGGGCTTGGTTCGTTtcttctgtcctccctccctccaccgtTTTTCCTGTTGCAGACGGCCGGTAGGACATTCTTGGAGTTCTGTGTGCATACGTGCATGTGCCCCAGAAGCAGATTTCTGCTGAATTTCATGGGGCGTGTGTGTTTCAGTATGACTAGTGCGGCCTCGTGGCTCTGAAGAGGTAAAGCCCTTCTCAGTCTCACACTCTGGGAGGAGGTGCCTGTTTCCCCACATTTCTGCTGATACTTGACAGTATTGggtgttttaatttttgcttacCTCAAGactgaaaaagttttattttaatttgtatttccttgattgCCAGTGAGGTTGAATACCTTTGCATGTAGTTACTGCCCAtctgtgtttccttctctctgtgtgcCTCCCCATCCCTAGGTTTCTGTAGACTCTGACTTCCTGTTAAAGGGGCATTTCATGCTTTCTGGCTCCTGCCTTTGGATTGTGTGTATGGATTGTCTTCTAATCTATAGCTTGTCCTCACTTTGGTGTCTTATCAGAGAGGTGTTTTTTGGTGAGTTTTTGTCAGAAATACCTGTTTATGGCTggtgtttgtgtctttttaaaagaagtcctatatttttaaaaaaattccctcccgtccttgtcttttatatttttatgaggtCAGCTGTTACATGGCCTCCTGACCTGATTACTGTGTCTTCTTCATATTctgtgaattctttcctgtgttctGAGCCTCTCACGTCCTGTCCTGTTTTATACGGAGACTCCAATCCAGGAGTTAGAATTACAGCTCATTGAAAGTTGGATGCAACCGCTGCCTGGATTCTGTCTTGGCCGCCACATTCGGTCTCCAGCTGAGCAGCAGGTGTCCTTGCGTGCGCAGGGGCCCTCTGGTCCATCCGTGTTTCCCAGAGAAGAGCTGTGAGGCTGTGTCTGACAGTTGTGCTTGGTGCAGCTGAGCTGATCTGGTGCCTTATCAatttgcctccctccctccctgtgtctgtctgtttgcGTCTCTCTGTCTCCTGACAAGTCTCACTCTAAACTCCATGGGCCTGGGTGGGCCGAGATCACCAGGTCGGTTCTGCTTCCAGTTTTGTGAGTGCACAGCTGGCTGTCAGGCAGAGACCTCACTCTTCTCCCTGTGTTGGGCTGAAGAGGGCTCAGCTCAGGGGTGGTCACTCACCTGGGCAGCGAGACCCTCCCACACTCTTGAGTCTCAGAGGGTCCGGGGAGTTTTGCCCACAGGGTGGAATggctggcagggaggtggggcagcTGGTAAAGCCCACCTGAGTGTGGACCTGACTGTCACTCTGCCTTCATTTTAGCTCAGAGCCCAGAGCCTCTCCTGGtccttctcctgcaaccccttctaATGTGCAGCTGGGGCCTCTGCTCTGCTGCTTCGGTTGGCCGTGCTGCCACCTGCCCCCTGTCCTGCAGGAGTGTGCAGACTGCTACATGCCAGCAGCCTCATCTCTTCATTGGTGCAgtgtcttttactttcttaaaaaacttTAGATTTTTAAACCCTACATTAGCTTCCTGTTGCTGCtataacagattaccacaaacttaatggcttagaGCAGCATGAATTTATTCCCTAGTTCTGGAGCTGagtctgtgttccttctggaggctcagggagaatCTTCCTCCCTTCTTCGCTGGCTCCTAGAGGTGCCTGCATTTCCTGGCTCATGGCCCCTCCACTTTCATTGTGCATCACATTGACCTCTGCTTCCACCCTGTCATTTTCTCTGATGCAGGCCCTCCTGCCTGTCACTGGTCcagacccttgtgattacattgagcCCAGCGGGTCATCCAGGATCATCTCCCCATCTCAGCGTCCTTAGTGGAACCACATCTCTGCAACATGATCTCTTTTGTTAGATTAAAGTAGCAGTTACTAGGATGGTTACGTCTTTGGCAGGACCATTAGTCAGCTGACCACAGGCACCCGTATTCACCAGCCTTAGCAACTGTTACCTTTCAGCTTTCTGCCTTTTCATCTATTCTGGcacaacctttttatttttatatataaaaaaaaagtattttaaagcaaacctCAGATACTGTATCATTTTACCCGTAAACAGTTCTGTGTGTATATCTGAGACATACATACCTTTTAGAAGATAAACATTGCTTTCATCACACCCAGCAAAATTAACGGCGGTTCCTTAGTGTCACCTAATACCCAGCCCACGTTCGGTTTTCCCCACTTGTCCCCAGTGTCTTTTGCAGTTGGTTCATTCAGATCAGGACCCCAGGGAGGACCACACGTTGCATGTGCTTCGTAGGCTGGAGAAAGCAGGTCGCCTGTCTTAGGGTTTCCCTGATTTTTGCCCCTGTGGCGTCATTGAATGTTCCTCCATCCCTCCGACTCCTGTTGTCTGGCAGTTGGGCTGCAGCAGATTCAGGCTTTGTATTTTGGGTGTGCGTGCTTGATGGGTGGTGCTGGGTCCTTCCTACTGTGTGATGCCAGTGGGCTCGGGATGTCTGGTTGCCCCACTGCAAGATGCTGTGACGGATTATTGGGTGCCGGTGTTGTCGGCCTGACCCCTCCATCGTAAATTCCCCTGCGGGCCGTTCACCCGTGGTTTCACAGTCATCGATGTTCATGGCCAGTGTGCACTTTCTTTTAGGGTTTGCAGAATCTCtgatgatttcattctttctgagaTTCTTAGGTGtagttcttttgttcctttttaagtgtgtgtgtgtggggggtccGTCGGGGTCttgggagggctgggaggtgaACGTGTGGTCCGTCCCCCAGCTTGACAGCTGCCGGGGTGTGGGTTTGGAGCCGACCGAGTAGATGGCGCCCTCCAGGGAGGTTAGGTGGCAGGAGAGGAGCCCCCGGGAGGAGCGCGGGGGCAGGAACAGGGCCCTCTCCCAGCTGGTGCACTGCTCTACCGGTTAAGTGTTACATTTAAGTAAAAAGTTTACGTTACCCCAAAACGTAGACGCAGCAGCCGTCACAGAAACGGAGGCCCGGGCCGGTCTGTGAGAGGGAACCCAAGAAATCGGCGTAAAGGAGTCCGAGGCGGGGGAGGGCTTCCCCGCGGGAGGTTGGGGCCCGCAGTTTCCAGTGGTTTTTGGAGTAAGGGACTCGCTGGAGCAGAGCCAGCGGTGTGGACGGGAGGGGGGCGGCTCCGACGCGCGGAGTCGGAGTCGGTGCTGGAAGACCCAGCACGGGGCGGCCCGGCTCAGAGATGCCGGGCTGCAGGGGCCGGGAGAGGAAGGCGgtaggctggggggggggggggggggggggcggggcagaggcGAGACGGGCGGGGCGCGCTGCACGCGTGCGGTTCCGCGGGCGCTCGTCCCGTGGGTCTGCGCAGACGTGGAGGGGGCACCGAGCGCGCAGGCAGGCCAGGAGGGGCccgagaaaggaggaggggatgtGGGGTTTGTAGCTCACCCGCCACCCGCACCTCGAGGGAGGGCGCGACCCCACCCCACCTCGGAAAAGCCCAGATCCCCGGGCTCACGTTGACTGCTTCACAGGACTGTAAGGGTTAGGATTCACTGCAAAAATCAgacttccctttgtttttctgtgggtATTCCCggttttccttttcctaaaagCACCAGTTTGAACTTGTAAAAACTCAGAGTGCTTTGACAGCAACTGTAAGTGATTCTCCTTGACTTGGGCTGCTCTGCACAGGCAATCCTGTCTCACAACCCACCTCCAGTTCTCTGGCTGGAGACAATCTGGGAGTGGAAACTTCTCCGCTGTGCCCGGGAAGACAGGCTCTGAGTGTTCGGATCACCCTTCCAGGTCCGCGATCCCTGTGGAGCATATGCCACCCCCAGGTTCTCTGGTTTGTGACCAGGGCTCATTATCTGTGTCCACTCTGGTCCAGGTCTTGTCAAGTGTCTGCAGCTCCAGAGAAGCAGGGGGCTTGCCCTGGTGGGAATCCTGCCCACACTCGCCAGTGTTACCAGAATTGCGCAAGGCGCTTAGGAGAGACCTGCTCATCTTTACTGTCGTCATTGTGGGCCCAGATACCTGATTCCCTAAGTGTACATCCCAGATGCAGGGTCCCGAGGGCTCCCAGTGAGACCTGAGCCAGGCCAGGAATATGGAACGCTTCCAGGGCAGACAGTTCCTCTacatcctgtcccctccccagggctatCAGCCTCATTCCACCCCCAGAAAACACGGGAAGGGGTAACTCCGGGCTGAGGAGGAACATGTGTGTCTTTTAGGAAACTGTGACCTTTAAGGACGTGGCTGTGGACTTCACCCAGGAGGAGTGGGGGCAGCTGGACCCTGTTCAGAGAACCCTGTACCGTGACGTGATGCTGGAGACCTATGGGCACCTGCTCTCTGTGGGTAAGGCGGGCGCTGCACAAGTAAACGAGGCTGCCGCCCTGCAGTACCTTCTGCTGTGTGTTTACAGCTCGCGGGGGCCTCACAAGGGCTGAGGTGGTGATGAAATCCCTAGTGCTCATAAGGCATGTCGTGAAGTCTTTCACGAGGAACAGACAGGAGGGTTACTGGCCACACTTATCCGTGCTTTTCCTCCACGTGCAGGGAATCAGATCGCCAAGCCCGAGGTCATCTCCCTGCTGGAGCAAGGAGAAGAGCCGTGGTCCATGGACCGGGTGTATCCCCCTCAACGCACCTGTCCAGGTGAGAGCAGGCcccaggtgggagtggggagcctTCCTCCAGGCCTCCTTGTTGGAGACACAGGTGAGACCATGAGGACGCCACTGCCTCGGAGACAGCCGCAGCCACTCCCGAGGAGCTGTGTCCCTCGTACTGACTGTTTTCCTGCCGTTGAGTCAGAGCAAGGTGCCCCTCTTTCTACCAGGGTAACTGTCTGTAAGGGTTCCCTCCTCACCCCTACTCTCGTCCGCTCCAGTGCCTCTCatcctgtcttctctccctttctcctgggTGACTTCTCCTCATTtacctgctttttaattttttattgttaaacttACAGCCTATAGTCACagactgttctttaaaaaaaaaaaccaaaaacggTTTTTTTGTATAGATACTGTATTCACATGGTTAAAAAAGCTCAAAGCTGTATAAAATGTGTAAACTGATAAAAACCCATACTCCCTCCTCTTGCCCACATTATCTTTatcccccagacacacacacacacacacacacacacacacacacacacacacgtacacacacgtacacacaggtGGCcactttctttttacaaaaatctTGGGTTGTTTTATTAGTGATTGTCCTGGGAATTGTAATTAACATCCTAATTTATAACAATCTAGCTTGGATTACTATTAGTTTAATTTTGATAGTGTATAAAAACTTTGCTTCTGTGTAGCTCAGTCCTCCCccttttgtgctattattgtcacAGATTACATTGTACATTTGTGTCCCTTAACACAGGTTTATAATGATTGTTTTCTGTAGTTGTATATTAAATCagataggaaacaaacaaaaaatgccttTGCGCAGTCTTGCTGTGTTACCTGTGTAGTTACCTGTATTGGTGGTCTGTATTTCAAGTTACGTCTAGTGCCCTTTTATCTCAGCTAAAGAATTTGCAgcatttcttgtagggcaggtTTACTAGCAGCAAACCAGAGTTTtctttatctgggaatgtcttgaTCACTCCATTTTTGAGGGATAGCTTTGCCAGATATGTATTTGATGATTGACACTTTTTTCTCTCCGGCCACTGTGGTCTCTGATGAGGAGGAGGCTGGTGGTCTGGGTGAGGGTCTCTGGTGTGCGATGACTTGCTTCTCCTGCTGCTTTCAGGATTCTCTCTTTGGCTCTGGGAGTTTGAGAGCGGTGTACGCAGGTGGCCGTCTAGATTGCTGGGAGCAGGGCAGAACTTCTCACAGCTCCTCTGGGCATCCCACTCCTCCACTTCTCCTTTCACTGTTTTGGTTTGTGCATTTGGTTTGCTCCAACTGTCTTCCATCATCTCAGACAGTAGCGCCTGTAAGTGTTTGACAAATACCTACTTCCTAGAGGTTTTTAGGACTGTGCAAGTTCCCAGCAAGCCTTTCGAGTGGGGTCTCCCGGGGACCCACCAAGCAGGTCAGATGGTGACTGCCCTTTGGGGCGAGGCTTTGGGGAAGCTCTAACTCGGTCTGCTCCTGCAGCACCAGAGACGCGGGCTGCTGTTTTCTAGTTGCTGCTGCTGAGCTCAGGAGTCAGAGATGGGTTTAGGGTGAGTTAGAATACCACAGAACTCAGCTGTTTTCCTTGAATAAATTCCCCTTGGGTTGCTGCAAGGCTTTGTTAATTTATAGAATTCTGAAGAAAtttattctgtcagtttttgccaGCTTTATGGTTGCTTTTCCAGAAGGGTGAGATTTCAGAGGTCCTTACTTTGCCATTTTCGCTGAGGTTTTGCCCAGGTTAGTTACTTTCAGTGATTTCTATTGTTTGTTTCCAGAGTCTCTTTATTCAGCTGCAGGCACATAGGTGTGCGTGGTTACTGTTCACCTTGCCAAAAGTGGGACAGAGCACATCGTTCTGCGTCATGCTGCTTTTAACTTGACGGTGTGCCATGGCCTCCTTGAGTCCTGAAGGTGGACGTCTTCCCGTCCAGTCTACCAAAGTGGGCTTTTGTGGAGTCTTCCCCATTGCCCCCATTTAGATCTGAAACCTCCCACCAAGGACTCGTGAATTCCAGTAGCTTTAACTGTCCCACCATCTTGCTGGCCAGTCTCTGTAACCATCCTGGGCCCTGCAGCTCCACCGCTGCCATCGTTACACTTGTACTGCCCTGCACATCATTCGGCTGCCTCCTTGATCTCAACAGAACCAGGAACCCCAGCTCCTCCTGAGATGTGCGTCCATTGTGCTGGCCGTCTGTGAGTCCTGCGTGCTGGACATTTGGAAGCTGCCCTGACTTCCTGCCCTTTCTTCTCTGAGGAGTAGTCTCCCTTCTGCCTTCCGAGGCTTTCTTCCTCTGAAGTGCCCACTGTGTCATTCTTCCTCCACCGACATCCCCGCCACGTGCTTCCCCATAAAATCCTAGCTCAGGTTGATGAGTGCATTGTTATTTGTTACTAGCTTCCTCAGATGTTAACTCTGGATTTATGCCCCTGGAGTCGTCCATTACGAGGGCTCTGCCAGTAAACCTACAGTGACTTGAGTTGCCTTTTAAATAACTCAGCTGAGATTTGAAGACCTTccagttttttgttatttttctcttttcctgactaGCTCCTACAGTTCACTCAGCTGGCTTCCTGAAGGCCCCCCTCACATTTCAGTCGCATCGCCCAGGCCTTTGCTCATGCCCCGCTAGCAGGCTGCCTGTGCCGGAGCCACGCTCAGAGACTGAGCTCATGCCATTTCTCTCATGTGAAACCTGCCTTGATTGTTTCTGTCGGTGCTGGTCTCCTCCGACCTCCCACGTACTTAGCGTCTGCAACCCCACAGTCTGTTCATAGCTGTTCAGATTGTTCTTTCATCACATAGATTATAAGTTACAGGTGGAGGAGACACTCTAGCTGTGAGTACTGAGTATAAAGCTGGACAGGAATTGCTTATTTGGTCACTGACTTGGTCAAGTACCATTTTTGAAAGTTTCTACTGGAAGAATTCAAAAGCTGTGTGAAAATCATTCCCTGACATCTAGGGGCTAAGCTTGGGATTGGTAATAAATGCCAGTTCTTCAGCAGAGAAGGATCCCTGTTGTAATGGATTTGGGTAGTAAAAAGGGGGCGGTGGTgtatagagaagaaagaagacaagggTCTAGGTCCTGCTGGGTACTGCAGCTTTAGCCCCTGTGGTGTGCTGAACAACGACCCCCCACCAAAAATGTCTGCTTCCTGTACTTGTGCATAGGGTGCCTTATGTGGCAAAGGGGGTTTTCAGATGTGAATGAAACCCTGGGTCCTGAGATGGAGAGATTGTCTTGGATTATATGGGTGGGCTCATTGTAATCGTGAGGCCCTCACGAGAGTGAGTCAGGAGTATCAGACGCAGGTATAACTGACAGGAGCAGAGGTTGGAATGATATTCTTTGAAGATGGGAGAGGAGCgacaagccaaagaatgcaggcAGCTTCTAATGCTGGAAAAGGCATCAATgaggattctcccctggagcctgcaGAAGAAAGCTAGCTTGATTTTAACCCAGTAAAAAGCCATCgaggacttctgacctccagcctGTAAGACAGTGAATTTGTGTGCTCATCAGGCGCTGCATGTGTGGTATGTGTCACAGCAGCGAGAGGGCACTGATTCAGACCCCTCCCACTGTTGAGGGGCCGACACTCAGCAGTGATGAGAGGTGGCTCCCACGTAATGGATTTGCCAGACCTTTCGCTGGATTCTCAGTCCCATGTAATCCTGGGAAGGGTCCTCTAAGGATAGTGGCAGAGCGGGGGCTTCCGCGAGCTGCAGCCTGACAGCCCGTGTGTGTCTGTCTCACTGCGTCCTCCCAGCCTGCAGGTGGCGCTGGTGTGGGAAGCACTGTAGCGGTGCCCTTAAAGCCTGTGGTGGCTGCCCTGGGGCAGATGAGTTCTGTGTTACTGACGGCACCGTCTGTGGCGTGGGAAATGCTGTGACAGCTCGAAGCTTCTGTTGGTGATGCTTTCTCTTATCCCAACCCCTCCTTTTTCTGGCAGGTGTCACAGTAGTGGAGCAGTAAGGACCTTATAGCACAGAAATGAATTAGCACACTTGAGTAACTTAAACGTTAGTTGCTGAGGGGCTGGttgtacatctttctttttttcaagccagttaatttcttagttttcacCTGAATTGTGTTGGGACCCTCCAGACCACCCCCAGGTTCAGCGATTCACTAGAGGGACTCCCTGGACTCAAACATTATACTCAAGATGATGGTTTATGACCTTTGTGAAAGGACACAAGGCAGCATCAGCCAGGGGAAGGTGCAGGGAGCAGGTCCAGAGGGGACCGGGTGCAGGCTTTCTGCAGTCCTTTCCCAGTCCCTTTGCACAGGACACGCTTAGTTCCTTCAGCAAGGAGCTGTGACAGTGTGTGTGGCGTGTCATCGACTAGGGCAGCGTGCCTGAGCCTTGGAGCCAGGTGTTTCCCGGGGGGTTGGCCATTTAGGCACACATGGCTGACTGTAATCACGGAGGCTGCAGAACCCTGGAAGGAAAGCAAGTGTTCATAAATGACGTTGTTTGTACAGACCGTCTAGAGAAATTGGCTCAGTGTGCTTCAAGGCCTTACGCAGGCAAAACTCTCACATGAGTTAGAACATTCCAAGGTCTCAGTTCCTAGGAGTTGGCCCAGGGAGTCATGAAACAGGCCTTTTTAGCAATGTGCAAAGTTTGAGCAACTCAGGTGTGCAGAGTTAACTCCTTCCTGCACACCCTTATTCTGGTCCTCTTTTCCTGGGAAAATACTCCTATATGGGTTTTATTCGTATTCAGCGCACACTGTAGTCTGGTAACCACTTTGATTCACTTTTTACTCACTATTACAATCTTTCTCTGGGTTGCAAGTCTATTTGGAAACAAGTTCCCACTTGCCTTCTCAGTAAATTGGACAATAAATCTTACCTTTTCCATTTTGCTCTTAGAGGTTCTTTCTCTGTGCTCTCatgagttttttttctgtttatttcagaGTGGATGAGAAATCTTGAAAGCAAAGCATTGATCCCAACACAGAGCATTTTTGAGGAGGAACGGTCCCATAGCCTGAAGCTGGAGAGACACATATGGGATGACCCCTGGCTCTCCAGGTTAGAAGTTCTGGGATGTAAGGACCAGTTAGGAATGTGTCACATGAACCGGAGTACAGCTGTGAGGCAGACGGTCTTCATGCAGAAGCAAGTGCTGTCTCAGAGAAgctctgagttctgtgaacttGGGGCTGGGTGTAGCCAGAGCTTAAACATTGTTCCATCTCAGAAAGTTTCTCAAGTAGAACATTTCTATAAGCCTGATACAAATGCTGGAAGTTGGAGATGTAACTCAGCCATAATGTTCACAGATAAGATTACCTGTGAAAACAGTGAGTGTGACGGAGCCTTCTGCCAGTCCGTGCAGCCTGCTCAGCCTGCAGGGCTGCACGCTGGAGACAGCCATCTCACGTGTACGGATGCCGTTAAATCTTTGAATCATATACTGCATTTTGGTGACCATGTGGGAATGCATACAGGAGAAAAGCTCTATGAATATAAGGAATGCCATCAAATCTTCAACCAGGGCCCATCATTCAGTGAACATCCAAGACTTCATATTGGAGGAAACCAGTATGATTACAAAGAATATGAGAATATCTTTTACTTCTCATCCTTTATGGAACACCAGAAAATCGGTACTGTTGAGAGAGCATGTAAGTACAACGAATGGGAGAAAGTCTTTGGGTACGATGCGTTCCTTACACAGCACACGAGCACTTACACTGCAGAGCAACCCTACGAATATAATGAGTGTGGGACGTCTTTCATCTGGAGCTCCTACCTTATCCAACATAAGAAaactcatactggagagaaaccctacgaATGTGATAAATGTGGAAAAGTTTTTCGGAATCGTTCGGCCCTTACTAAACATGAACGGACTCACGCTGGAATAAAACCCTACGAATGTAAtaaatgtggaaaagccttcagcTGGAATTCTCATCTTATTGTACACAAGAGAATTCATACGGGGGAGAAACCTTACGTGTGTAACGAGTGCGGAAAGTCTTTTAACTGGAACTCCCATCTCCTCGGGCACCAGagaactcacactggagagaagccgtTCGAGTGTACCGAGTGTGGGAAGTCTTTCAGCTGGAGCTCGCATCTCATTGCCCATATGCGAATGCATACCGGAGAGAAGCCCTTTAAATGTGACGAGTGTGAAAAAGCTTTTAGGGATTACTCAGCCCTCAGTAAACACGAGAGAACTCACTCTGGAGCAAAACCATACAAGTGTACCGAGTGTGGGAAATCCTTCAGCTGGAGCTCCCACCTTATTGCCCACCAGAGAACTCACACGGGAGAGAAGCCCTATAACTGTCAGGAATGTGGCAAAGCCTTTAGAGAGCGTTCAGCCCTCACTAAACATGAAATAATTCATTCTGGAATTAAGCCCTATGAATGTAATAAATGCGGC
This region of Camelus ferus isolate YT-003-E chromosome 9, BCGSAC_Cfer_1.0, whole genome shotgun sequence genomic DNA includes:
- the ZNF606 gene encoding zinc finger protein 606, which codes for MAAINPWASWGFLTDQSWGMAAVDPWASWALCPQDAAWRMEETPEERRRAPGFPTAQAQETVTFKDVAVDFTQEEWGQLDPVQRTLYRDVMLETYGHLLSVGNQIAKPEVISLLEQGEEPWSMDRVYPPQRTCPEWMRNLESKALIPTQSIFEEERSHSLKLERHIWDDPWLSRLEVLGCKDQLGMCHMNRSTAVRQTVFMQKQVLSQRSSEFCELGAGCSQSLNIVPSQKVSQVEHFYKPDTNAGSWRCNSAIMFTDKITCENSECDGAFCQSVQPAQPAGLHAGDSHLTCTDAVKSLNHILHFGDHVGMHTGEKLYEYKECHQIFNQGPSFSEHPRLHIGGNQYDYKEYENIFYFSSFMEHQKIGTVERACKYNEWEKVFGYDAFLTQHTSTYTAEQPYEYNECGTSFIWSSYLIQHKKTHTGEKPYECDKCGKVFRNRSALTKHERTHAGIKPYECNKCGKAFSWNSHLIVHKRIHTGEKPYVCNECGKSFNWNSHLLGHQRTHTGEKPFECTECGKSFSWSSHLIAHMRMHTGEKPFKCDECEKAFRDYSALSKHERTHSGAKPYKCTECGKSFSWSSHLIAHQRTHTGEKPYNCQECGKAFRERSALTKHEIIHSGIKPYECNKCGKSCSQMAHLVRHQRTHTGEKPYECNKCGKSFSQSCHLVAHRRIHTGEKPYKCTQCERSFNCSSHLIAHRRTHTGEKPYRCNECGKAFNESSSLIVHLRNHTGEKPYKCNHCEKAFCKNSSLIIHQRMHSGEKRFICSDCGKAFSGHSALLQHQRNHSEEKLCALN